The Arachis hypogaea cultivar Tifrunner chromosome 19, arahy.Tifrunner.gnm2.J5K5, whole genome shotgun sequence genome has a window encoding:
- the LOC112776416 gene encoding galactose-binding lectin-like: MKPFYALLTFFLLLVVASKKVNSASETETVSFNFNSFAQGNPAINLQGDATVLSDGNVQLTNVKSSYSAGRVLYGTPVRLWDKATGNVASFVTSFSFQLTDLQGYNAADGIIFFVAPEDTQIPSGGVGGTLGVASSNGVGQFVGVEFDSYSNSEFKDPPYQHVGIDVNTLVSSKTVEWKRVSGSVVKVTVIYDSPSKTLSVAVINESGDINTIADVVDLKAKLPEKVKFGFSSASSVGGRQIHLIRSWSFISTLKTTTSISSNGTIMDIATA, encoded by the coding sequence ATGAAACCATTTTATGCTCttcttactttcttcctcttgctTGTAGTAGCAAGTAAGAAGGTGAACTCAGCATCCGAAACTGAAACAGTTTCCTTCAACTTCAACTCTTTCGCCCAAGGTAACCCCGCAATAAATCTCCAAGGCGACGCCACCGTTCTTTCCGACGGCAATGTACAACTCACCAACGTCAAAAGTTCCTATAGCGCCGGGCGTGTCCTGTATGGCACGCCCGTGCGCCTTTGGGACAAAGCCACCGGCAATGTTGCCAGCTTCGTCACCTCGTTCTCTTTCCAGCTGACGGATCTGCAAGGTTATAATGCGGCCGACGGTATTATTTTCTTCGTTGCACCGGAAGATACGCAGATTCCGTCCGGCGGAGTTGGCGGCACCTTAGGGGTTGCAAGCTCTAACGGCGTCGGTCAATTTGTTGGTGTAGAATTTGATTCCTACTCCAACTCTGAGTTCAAGGATCCACCCTATCAACACGTTGGAATCGATGTAAACACTCTGGTTTCGTCCAAGACTGTGGAATGGAAAAGAGTGAGTGGGTCGGTGGTGAAAGTGACTGTGATCTATGACTCTCCATCAAAGACATTGAGTGTTGCTGTGATCAATGAGAGTGGCGATATTAATACCATCGCTGATGTTGTTGATTTGAAGGCGAAGCTTCCGGAAAAGGTCAAGTTCGGGTTTTCATCTGCTTCGTCGGTTGGCGGTCGTCAGATTCATCTCATCCGTTCATGGTCTTTCATTTCAACCTTGAAGACAACAACAAGCATCAGCAGCAATGGAACAATAATGGATATTGCAACCGCATGA